A single genomic interval of Polaribacter vadi harbors:
- a CDS encoding DUF4365 domain-containing protein, translating into MRSRTHILEEESLFELKRTLPNEWVIREKPKDYGIDLEIEIFTSKGEYTGIVFWVQLKATDSEKLKDHKSIRMPIAKIRQLASYDLPVALFRYNSNSRTFYFDWIKRHAYLSSSSEKKSFNIEFQDYHLWSKDSTCQIISFLKSKIRFSNNSFSFPIKGFLNNINAPDKTVRKLSSKISKNIALIEITRDRNLANIEINLLENRIVLNLSGSFGGSIGYKKGDLDNEELIFKAFKSCLILIVFQTDKDVELFKFINDHELLHEVINHPGMLDYLMPKLIASESGNHFTKEVVEHVFKSGNSISATIIQTIIFLSSRNVISKERVESYFNQIIDIGLELENYTSLATSYYNFGGYYRGIKLYDKALHYYNKAYKTENNYLKKGYFCRELGGILFELDFFRLSAKLYKKANVLEPENVFLLATIGDAEFYSGNYEKALNYFDDFLVKNAYQKHDKYEFSLKFTICKALIEIIETKAQKRNPKKLLGILKNIDKKQLHNSDKLDELIKIDALNPIIWSYYSTLFLKSEDLTMLFLSSLMQAVLVRFDSKIWSYVSILTTYEGSPLGLLNDIVNTAYFYCREEFLSDLQDMIELEEYDDFKGEKFINYVEELIKTPKEYPMELRFWEEDDVKIIEL; encoded by the coding sequence TTGAGAAGTCGGACACACATACTAGAAGAAGAGAGTTTATTTGAACTTAAAAGAACACTTCCGAATGAATGGGTTATTCGAGAAAAACCTAAAGATTATGGAATTGATCTAGAGATTGAAATTTTCACTTCTAAAGGAGAATATACAGGTATAGTATTTTGGGTTCAATTAAAAGCGACAGATAGTGAGAAGTTAAAAGACCATAAATCTATAAGAATGCCTATTGCTAAAATAAGACAACTAGCATCTTATGATTTACCAGTAGCTCTTTTTAGATATAATTCAAATAGTAGAACTTTTTATTTTGATTGGATTAAGCGTCACGCTTACCTTTCTTCTAGTTCTGAAAAGAAAAGTTTTAACATTGAGTTTCAAGATTATCATTTATGGTCTAAAGACTCAACTTGTCAAATAATTTCATTTCTAAAAAGTAAAATTAGATTTAGCAATAATTCATTTTCTTTTCCAATTAAAGGTTTTTTAAATAACATCAATGCACCTGATAAAACTGTTAGAAAATTATCCTCAAAAATTTCAAAAAATATTGCATTAATTGAAATCACAAGAGATAGAAACTTGGCTAATATTGAAATAAACTTATTAGAAAACCGAATTGTTTTAAACCTTTCTGGTTCTTTTGGAGGTTCAATTGGGTATAAAAAAGGAGACCTAGACAATGAGGAACTAATATTTAAAGCCTTTAAAAGTTGCTTAATACTTATAGTATTTCAAACAGACAAAGATGTTGAGTTATTCAAATTCATAAATGACCACGAACTTCTGCATGAAGTAATCAATCATCCTGGAATGTTGGACTATTTAATGCCAAAATTAATAGCAAGTGAAAGTGGTAATCATTTTACAAAAGAAGTAGTTGAACACGTCTTTAAATCTGGCAATTCAATATCGGCTACAATAATCCAAACTATTATATTCCTATCAAGTAGAAATGTTATTTCTAAAGAGAGAGTTGAATCATATTTTAACCAAATAATAGATATTGGTTTAGAATTAGAAAATTATACTTCATTAGCTACTTCTTATTATAATTTCGGAGGATATTATAGAGGTATAAAACTGTATGATAAAGCATTACATTACTACAATAAAGCTTATAAAACAGAAAATAATTACTTGAAAAAAGGATATTTCTGTCGTGAATTAGGAGGGATTTTATTTGAACTAGATTTTTTCAGATTAAGTGCAAAACTCTATAAAAAAGCAAATGTATTAGAACCTGAAAATGTTTTTCTTTTAGCGACAATTGGTGACGCAGAATTCTATTCGGGAAATTATGAAAAAGCTTTAAATTATTTTGATGATTTTTTAGTTAAAAACGCTTATCAAAAACACGACAAATACGAATTTTCTTTAAAGTTTACAATCTGTAAAGCATTGATTGAGATTATAGAAACAAAGGCTCAAAAAAGAAATCCAAAGAAACTATTAGGAATTTTAAAAAATATTGATAAGAAACAACTGCACAATTCAGATAAACTTGATGAGTTAATTAAAATTGATGCTCTTAATCCAATTATTTGGAGTTATTATTCAACGCTATTCTTGAAAAGTGAAGATTTAACTATGCTTTTTTTATCTTCTTTAATGCAAGCTGTATTAGTAAGATTTGATTCAAAAATATGGTCATATGTATCAATATTAACGACATATGAAGGTTCACCTTTAGGTTTGTTAAATGATATCGTGAATACTGCATATTTCTATTGTAGAGAAGAATTTCTTTCAGATTTACAAGATATGATTGAATTAGAAGAGTATGATGATTTCAAAGGAGAGAAATTTATTAATTATGTCGAGGAACTAATAAAAACACCTAAAGAATACCCAATGGAATTGAGATTTTGGGAAGAAGATGATGTTAAAATAATTGAATTATAA
- the pxpA gene encoding 5-oxoprolinase subunit PxpA, which produces MIKSIDINCDVGEGVGNEHLLIPFISSCNIACGGHFGDTNSIDETIKLAIENNVKIGAHPSFPDTENFGRKLLQISDDELKKSIQNQLDLFLERLSFFDGKLHHIKPHGALYNTIAVDEKLADLFIESIRNYLKDAFLYVPYNSVIEKVALKNNIKIKYEAFADRNYNNDLSLVSRTHKNALLVDETAVLNHVLYMIRNNQVKTISGSEKKIKVDTFCVHGDTKNAVEIVKYVYQNLEKEGFKIE; this is translated from the coding sequence ATGATAAAAAGTATCGATATTAATTGTGATGTAGGAGAAGGAGTTGGAAATGAGCATTTATTAATTCCTTTCATTTCATCTTGCAATATTGCTTGTGGAGGCCATTTTGGTGATACAAATTCTATTGATGAAACTATAAAATTAGCGATAGAAAATAACGTAAAAATTGGTGCACATCCATCTTTTCCTGATACAGAAAATTTTGGTAGAAAGTTGCTGCAAATTTCTGATGATGAATTGAAAAAAAGCATTCAAAATCAATTGGATTTATTTTTAGAAAGATTGTCTTTTTTTGATGGAAAACTACATCATATAAAACCTCATGGAGCTTTGTATAACACAATTGCTGTGGATGAAAAACTCGCAGATTTATTTATAGAATCGATTCGAAATTATTTGAAAGATGCGTTTTTATATGTTCCTTATAACTCTGTTATTGAAAAAGTTGCTTTAAAAAATAACATCAAAATTAAATATGAAGCTTTTGCTGATCGAAATTATAATAATGATTTATCGTTAGTTTCTAGAACGCATAAAAATGCTTTGTTAGTAGATGAAACAGCCGTTTTAAATCATGTTTTATATATGATTAGAAACAATCAAGTAAAAACAATTTCAGGTTCCGAAAAAAAGATAAAAGTAGATACTTTTTGTGTTCATGGAGATACTAAGAATGCAGTTGAAATTGTAAAATATGTATATCAAAATTTAGAAAAAGAAGGTTTTAAAATTGAATAA
- a CDS encoding 3-ketoacyl-ACP reductase: MTKLKNKKAIITGGGRGLGKATAIAFAKEGIDIAITGRNEAVLKETVAELEAFGVKAIYSVFDVGDYEAVKNSIKSIVNELGSVDILVNNAGIAAFGTLNEMKVEKWSQIIQTNVMGMYYVTKEVLPYLINQNEGEIINVSSTAGLSGNASTSAYSASKFAVIGMSESLMKEVRKNNIRVCTLTPSTIASDMSVDLGIADKDSQESVLQPEDFAELIVAGLKLPRRAMLKSASLWSTNP, encoded by the coding sequence ATGACAAAATTGAAAAATAAAAAAGCAATCATTACTGGAGGAGGAAGAGGACTTGGAAAAGCAACTGCTATTGCTTTTGCAAAAGAAGGAATTGACATTGCTATAACAGGTAGAAATGAAGCTGTGCTAAAAGAAACAGTTGCTGAACTAGAAGCGTTTGGAGTAAAAGCTATCTATTCAGTATTTGATGTAGGTGATTATGAAGCTGTTAAAAACAGTATTAAAAGCATTGTAAATGAACTGGGTTCTGTCGATATTTTAGTAAATAATGCAGGAATTGCAGCTTTTGGTACTCTAAATGAAATGAAAGTTGAAAAATGGAGTCAAATAATTCAAACCAATGTTATGGGTATGTATTATGTGACTAAAGAAGTTTTACCTTACTTAATAAATCAAAATGAAGGTGAAATTATTAATGTTTCATCTACAGCTGGATTAAGTGGAAATGCGAGTACTTCTGCCTATTCAGCATCAAAATTTGCAGTTATTGGAATGTCTGAATCTTTAATGAAAGAGGTTCGAAAAAACAATATTAGAGTGTGCACATTAACACCAAGCACCATTGCTTCTGACATGTCTGTTGATTTAGGTATTGCTGATAAAGATTCTCAAGAAAGTGTTTTACAACCTGAAGATTTTGCAGAATTAATAGTAGCTGGATTAAAACTACCAAGAAGAGCAATGCTTAAAAGTGCCTCTTTATGGTCTACAAATCCTTAA
- a CDS encoding biotin-dependent carboxyltransferase family protein, with translation MLKVLKAGFFTTIQDKGRVGFANLGVPVSGVMDAYSADLANSILNNYLQAAVLEITLGSCKLQFLKSTIICISGGDFSPMINEKPIVLNSRIQVFENDILSFGKVNFGVRCYVAVKGGFLSDLKLQSSSFYQNITQKSIVEKGDVLSFKEHKEPFSSTKSLIKIDQNHFNTIRLDCFKGPEFEMLNEHQQEKLTTEIFTISNDNNRMGVRLNELFINNLPQILTSAVLPGTVQLTQSGKLIILMRDCQVTGGYPRVLQLTEFSISRLAQKSTNQKISFNAI, from the coding sequence ATGCTTAAAGTTTTAAAAGCTGGTTTTTTTACAACAATTCAAGATAAAGGTAGAGTTGGTTTTGCGAATCTTGGAGTTCCTGTTTCTGGTGTTATGGATGCATATTCTGCTGATTTGGCAAATAGTATTTTAAATAATTATCTACAAGCTGCAGTTTTAGAAATCACTTTAGGAAGCTGTAAACTTCAGTTTTTAAAAAGTACCATAATTTGTATTTCTGGTGGAGATTTCTCGCCAATGATTAATGAGAAACCTATTGTATTAAATTCAAGAATTCAAGTTTTTGAAAATGACATTCTATCTTTTGGAAAGGTAAACTTTGGCGTTCGTTGTTATGTAGCTGTAAAAGGTGGTTTCTTATCGGATTTAAAACTACAAAGTAGCAGTTTTTATCAAAATATAACTCAAAAAAGTATTGTTGAAAAAGGAGATGTACTATCTTTTAAAGAGCATAAAGAACCTTTTTCATCAACTAAATCTTTAATAAAAATAGATCAAAATCATTTTAATACTATAAGGTTAGATTGTTTTAAAGGACCAGAATTTGAAATGTTAAACGAACATCAGCAAGAAAAATTAACGACTGAGATTTTTACAATCTCTAATGATAATAATAGAATGGGTGTAAGGTTGAATGAACTTTTCATCAATAATTTGCCTCAAATCTTAACTTCAGCAGTTTTGCCAGGAACTGTTCAACTAACTCAATCAGGAAAATTAATTATTTTAATGAGAGATTGCCAAGTAACAGGTGGTTATCCAAGAGTTTTACAACTTACTGAGTTTTCAATTAGTAGATTGGCGCAAAAATCTACAAATCAAAAAATTAGCTTTAATGCGATTTGA
- a CDS encoding DUF1328 domain-containing protein: MLRWTIIFVIIALIAGVLGFGGIAGAAAGIAKIVFFIFIVLFVISLITGRRKV, translated from the coding sequence ATGTTACGTTGGACAATCATATTTGTAATAATCGCATTAATAGCTGGAGTTTTAGGATTCGGAGGAATTGCAGGAGCAGCAGCAGGTATTGCTAAAATTGTATTTTTTATATTTATAGTTTTATTTGTAATCTCTTTAATTACAGGAAGAAGAAAAGTATAA
- a CDS encoding helix-turn-helix transcriptional regulator has protein sequence MIHIEIIADSPKDFIEQLQDAIGGETTERWSEFVLKINNENGIGSIRFIPFDWGVNLLDFDIKFHKEITLHIKANDQFNPIRFIYPTVGNIKHKFGIHEKEKEVNQFQSLIFTNKTDGFNEIIFPKNEKLEINVIEIVRKQFLKKRTTNVSTLNKKLYEVFVDTDHDNRFANYGIMNLRMADLINKLHKIKAKGMLRILKIEAKIYEILSMHIQQHNRLLEGDNLPESMNKSELKIVRKVANAILKTPAKEYSLDQLSFKSGLTQAKLQEGFKFLYNRTVTEYIRHVRLESARDMLKNTDLNISQIVYSIGFSSRSYFSKIFKEKYNITPNQFKKKLRIVA, from the coding sequence ATGATACATATTGAGATTATTGCTGACAGCCCAAAAGATTTTATAGAACAACTGCAAGATGCAATTGGTGGAGAAACTACAGAAAGATGGAGCGAATTTGTTTTAAAGATAAATAACGAAAATGGTATTGGTAGTATTCGTTTTATTCCTTTTGATTGGGGTGTAAATTTGCTTGATTTTGATATTAAATTTCATAAAGAAATCACTTTACACATTAAAGCAAATGATCAATTTAATCCTATTCGTTTTATTTACCCAACTGTAGGGAACATTAAACATAAATTTGGTATTCATGAAAAAGAAAAAGAGGTAAACCAATTTCAATCCTTAATCTTTACCAATAAAACTGATGGTTTTAATGAAATTATTTTTCCTAAAAACGAAAAATTAGAAATTAATGTTATTGAAATTGTTAGAAAACAATTTTTAAAGAAACGAACCACAAACGTATCTACCTTAAATAAAAAATTATACGAAGTTTTTGTAGATACAGATCATGACAATAGGTTTGCCAATTATGGAATTATGAATCTTAGAATGGCAGATTTAATTAACAAACTTCATAAAATTAAAGCGAAAGGAATGCTTAGAATCTTAAAGATTGAAGCAAAAATTTACGAAATTTTATCCATGCATATTCAGCAACATAACAGACTTTTAGAAGGCGATAATTTGCCTGAATCTATGAATAAAAGCGAGTTAAAAATTGTTAGGAAAGTTGCAAATGCTATTTTAAAAACACCTGCAAAAGAATATTCCTTAGATCAACTTTCCTTTAAATCTGGCTTAACACAGGCAAAATTACAAGAAGGTTTTAAATTTTTATATAACAGAACTGTTACAGAATATATAAGGCATGTTCGTTTAGAATCTGCTAGAGATATGCTTAAAAATACAGATTTAAACATCTCTCAAATTGTGTATAGTATTGGTTTTAGTAGTAGAAGTTATTTCTCTAAAATTTTTAAAGAAAAATATAATATCACTCCAAATCAATTTAAAAAAAAACTTAGAATAGTCGCATAA
- the pxpB gene encoding 5-oxoprolinase subunit PxpB produces the protein MNKKPTYKQFGEKAILVEWQAIIDDEILNDILLFVEKIKANKKINYIDLIQGYNSLTIIYKKFIENFCEEVALLKSVYSSTLKIAKQDYFLWEIPVCYDLEFGIDLQDLSKKSSLEIDEIIKNHSETIYKVFFVGFLPGFLYLGGLNEQLFFDRKPNPRLHVAKGSVAIGGKQTGVYPQNSAGGWNVIGKTPINFFDVNTPNPCFAKAGDFIKFNPISLDEFYQLEKEIKEEKYQLIKTLQHA, from the coding sequence TTGAATAAAAAACCAACATATAAACAATTTGGAGAAAAGGCGATTCTTGTAGAATGGCAAGCTATTATTGATGATGAAATTCTAAATGATATTTTACTATTTGTAGAAAAAATTAAAGCTAATAAAAAAATAAATTATATCGATTTAATTCAAGGTTATAACTCACTGACAATTATTTATAAGAAATTTATTGAAAATTTTTGTGAAGAAGTTGCACTTTTAAAATCGGTTTATTCATCAACTTTAAAAATAGCAAAACAAGATTATTTTTTATGGGAAATTCCTGTTTGTTACGATTTAGAATTTGGAATTGACTTACAAGATCTGTCAAAAAAATCAAGTTTAGAAATTGATGAAATTATAAAAAACCATTCTGAAACTATCTACAAAGTTTTCTTCGTTGGTTTTTTACCAGGATTTTTATATTTAGGAGGTTTAAATGAGCAATTGTTTTTTGATAGAAAACCAAATCCGAGATTGCATGTAGCAAAAGGTTCAGTGGCAATAGGAGGCAAGCAAACAGGTGTGTATCCACAAAATTCTGCTGGTGGTTGGAATGTTATTGGTAAAACTCCGATTAACTTTTTTGATGTTAATACACCAAATCCTTGTTTTGCAAAAGCTGGCGATTTTATAAAATTCAACCCTATTTCTTTGGATGAGTTTTATCAACTTGAAAAAGAAATAAAAGAAGAAAAATATCAACTTATAAAAACTTTACAACATGCTTAA
- a CDS encoding YtxH domain-containing protein — MSSLSNLLLGGAIGGILGILYAPDKGENTRKKLREEALIAKDKAMETASELKDQISSTYSTQKESLETQLESVMSNVSYKADDVISTLEKKLHDLKEKNKNLQKNKGADLKNEPFTQTV, encoded by the coding sequence ATGAGTAGTTTATCAAATTTATTATTAGGAGGAGCAATAGGAGGAATTTTAGGAATTTTATATGCACCAGATAAAGGTGAAAATACTAGAAAAAAATTAAGAGAAGAGGCTTTAATTGCTAAAGACAAAGCAATGGAAACAGCTTCAGAATTAAAAGATCAAATTTCATCTACTTATAGCACTCAAAAAGAGAGTTTAGAAACGCAATTAGAAAGTGTAATGTCTAACGTTAGTTATAAAGCAGATGACGTAATTTCTACTTTAGAGAAAAAATTACATGATTTAAAAGAAAAAAACAAGAATTTACAGAAAAATAAAGGTGCAGATTTAAAAAATGAACCTTTTACACAAACTGTATAA
- a CDS encoding App1 family protein yields MSIFTNDPLQIIVFQSYGTNNHFYARGRALEDENINLESNNFFRLLINTWKRFESDEIKNTSLTITFPNNFTITTKTDENGYFVVDEKIEGLSDLANSEGWLHFTVSFTNEHVGRKINLKNKFPGELLIPKQTAEFGVASDIDDTILHTGVISKLKWKLLINTFFRAPFKRKALKGSSDFYSLLHLGKSGKNANPIFYVSHSPWNLYRYLEYFLKKNSFPKGAILLRTLKNMMHKNKAEKPQKQKEIINILKTYPNLPLILIGDAGEHDADIYMEIVKNHPERIKAIFLRSVKSERRILRIKNLIENYTEVPFFIVDSSEEAIQIAKEHHFIA; encoded by the coding sequence ATGTCAATTTTCACAAACGATCCTTTGCAAATTATAGTGTTCCAAAGTTATGGAACTAACAACCATTTTTATGCAAGAGGAAGAGCTTTAGAAGATGAAAACATCAACTTAGAAAGTAATAATTTTTTTAGATTGCTTATAAATACTTGGAAACGTTTTGAAAGTGATGAAATTAAAAACACGTCGTTAACAATTACCTTTCCTAACAACTTTACAATTACAACAAAAACAGATGAAAATGGTTATTTTGTGGTTGATGAAAAAATTGAAGGTTTAAGTGATTTAGCAAACAGCGAAGGTTGGTTGCATTTTACTGTTTCTTTCACAAACGAACATGTGGGTAGAAAAATAAACCTTAAAAATAAATTTCCTGGAGAACTTTTAATTCCAAAACAAACTGCAGAGTTTGGTGTTGCAAGCGATATTGATGACACTATTTTACACACAGGTGTTATCTCAAAATTGAAATGGAAATTATTAATAAACACATTTTTTAGAGCGCCATTTAAGAGAAAAGCGTTAAAAGGTTCGTCTGATTTTTATAGTTTGTTGCATTTGGGAAAATCAGGTAAAAATGCCAATCCAATTTTTTATGTAAGCCATAGTCCTTGGAATTTATACAGATATTTAGAATATTTTTTAAAGAAAAATAGCTTTCCAAAAGGCGCTATTTTATTAAGAACTTTAAAAAATATGATGCATAAAAACAAGGCTGAAAAACCTCAAAAGCAAAAAGAAATCATCAACATTTTAAAAACATACCCTAATTTACCTTTAATATTAATTGGTGATGCAGGAGAACATGATGCTGATATTTATATGGAAATTGTAAAAAATCATCCAGAGAGAATAAAAGCTATTTTTTTAAGAAGCGTTAAAAGTGAAAGAAGAATTTTACGAATTAAAAACCTAATTGAAAATTATACAGAAGTTCCGTTTTTTATTGTTGACTCCAGTGAAGAAGCTATACAAATTGCTAAAGAACATCACTTTATTGCATAA
- a CDS encoding Nramp family divalent metal transporter, with amino-acid sequence MIKKYFKNIGPGTLVAAAFIGPGTVTICTLAGVNFGFNLLWAMLLSIIATIVLQEMAARLGIISQKGLSEVIREEIKIPFLKHFITLLILAAIVVGNASYEAGNISGGILGLETIFGEFNFVIGGLSINFMSLIIGVIAFVLLYIGNYKFIEKALVTLVLLMSFSFVITAVITQPNILEVLKGMFVPKFPEKSLLTVIGLIGTTVVPYNLFLHASLVKERWKNKEDVSLAKTDTIISIILGGMVSMAIIISAASIPSKDILNVADLAKGLAPLYGEFAKYFLALGLFAAGITSAITAPLAAAYVAQGCLGLKGNMQSKSFKMVWMIILLLGVIFSSIGIKPIEIIKFAQVANGMLLPIIAGILLWIMNKKNVLGTFVNTKTQNIFGFVILAISIFLGAKGIMKVFGLL; translated from the coding sequence ATGATAAAAAAATACTTCAAAAATATTGGCCCAGGAACTTTAGTGGCTGCAGCTTTTATTGGTCCAGGAACTGTAACAATTTGTACGTTGGCTGGTGTCAATTTTGGTTTCAATTTGTTGTGGGCAATGTTGCTTTCTATAATTGCAACTATTGTTTTGCAAGAAATGGCTGCAAGATTGGGCATTATTTCTCAAAAAGGATTATCCGAAGTTATTAGAGAAGAAATTAAAATTCCGTTTTTAAAACACTTTATAACGCTATTAATTTTAGCTGCAATTGTGGTAGGAAATGCTTCTTATGAAGCTGGAAATATTAGTGGAGGAATTTTAGGATTAGAAACCATTTTTGGCGAATTTAATTTTGTTATTGGTGGTCTTTCCATCAATTTTATGAGTTTAATTATTGGTGTAATTGCTTTTGTGCTTTTATATATTGGCAATTATAAATTTATTGAAAAAGCTTTGGTCACCTTGGTTTTGTTGATGAGTTTTTCTTTTGTAATTACTGCAGTTATTACGCAACCGAATATTTTGGAAGTTTTAAAAGGAATGTTTGTTCCTAAATTTCCAGAGAAAAGTTTATTGACAGTTATTGGTTTAATTGGTACAACTGTTGTGCCTTACAATTTGTTTTTACATGCGTCTTTAGTAAAAGAAAGATGGAAGAATAAAGAAGATGTCTCGCTCGCTAAAACAGATACGATTATTTCAATAATTTTAGGAGGAATGGTTTCTATGGCAATTATTATTTCAGCAGCTTCAATTCCATCAAAAGATATTTTAAATGTAGCAGATTTAGCAAAAGGTTTAGCACCTTTATATGGCGAATTTGCCAAATACTTTTTAGCTTTAGGACTGTTTGCAGCAGGAATTACCTCTGCAATTACAGCACCTTTAGCAGCAGCTTATGTTGCACAAGGTTGCTTGGGTTTAAAAGGAAATATGCAATCGAAATCTTTTAAAATGGTTTGGATGATTATTTTACTTTTAGGGGTTATTTTTTCATCAATAGGAATAAAACCGATAGAAATTATAAAATTTGCGCAAGTGGCAAATGGAATGCTTTTACCAATTATTGCAGGAATTTTATTGTGGATTATGAATAAAAAGAATGTTTTAGGAACTTTTGTAAACACAAAAACACAAAATATTTTCGGGTTTGTAATTTTAGCAATTTCTATATTTTTAGGCGCAAAAGGGATTATGAAAGTTTTTGGTTTGCTTTAG
- a CDS encoding DNA topoisomerase IB — translation MIKITDTITVKDVLTKPEACIDYFNLVYVNDYDLTIKRVKKGDKFKYKKENILISDENILKRINQLVVPPMWKNVRISDLENGHLQAIGRDAKGRKQYKYHLNWNAIRNKTKFFKMVDFGKNLPKIRKQVDIDLKQKEWTLNKVLALIVKLLEETHIRIGNQQYAKRNKTYGLTTLRSRHITKDENKIRFEFVGKKGKEHKVTLKNKKLVKLVNQCQEIPGWNLFQYYDVDGVKRKVDSSLVNDYLHDICGELFTAKDFRTWSASFICFNKLLDFGIEEDETKNKKNVISAIDEAAKGLGNTRNVSRKYYIHPEIIDTYKSGSIKKYFDTTLQNKKEDKYFSASEKSMLSLFENYKPEMMLKNIEMS, via the coding sequence ATGATAAAAATTACAGATACCATAACAGTTAAAGATGTTTTAACAAAACCAGAAGCATGTATAGATTATTTTAATCTTGTATATGTAAACGATTATGATTTAACTATTAAAAGAGTTAAAAAAGGTGATAAATTCAAGTATAAAAAAGAAAATATTCTTATTTCTGATGAAAATATATTAAAAAGAATTAATCAATTAGTAGTACCACCAATGTGGAAAAATGTAAGAATTTCTGATTTAGAAAACGGACATCTACAAGCAATTGGCAGAGATGCAAAAGGTAGAAAGCAATATAAATATCATTTAAATTGGAATGCTATCAGAAATAAAACCAAGTTTTTTAAAATGGTAGATTTTGGAAAAAACCTACCTAAAATTAGAAAACAAGTAGACATCGATTTAAAACAAAAAGAGTGGACTTTAAACAAGGTGTTAGCACTTATTGTAAAATTATTAGAAGAAACTCATATAAGAATTGGCAACCAACAATATGCAAAAAGAAATAAAACATATGGCTTAACAACGTTAAGAAGTAGACATATTACAAAGGATGAAAATAAAATTCGTTTTGAATTTGTAGGTAAAAAAGGGAAAGAACATAAAGTTACTCTTAAAAATAAAAAACTGGTAAAACTTGTAAATCAATGTCAGGAAATTCCTGGTTGGAATTTGTTTCAATATTATGATGTTGATGGAGTAAAAAGAAAAGTAGATAGCAGTTTAGTAAACGATTATCTACATGATATTTGTGGAGAATTATTTACAGCAAAAGATTTTAGAACTTGGTCTGCATCCTTTATTTGTTTTAATAAATTACTTGATTTTGGTATTGAAGAGGATGAAACTAAAAACAAAAAAAATGTAATTTCAGCAATAGATGAAGCAGCAAAAGGTTTAGGAAACACAAGAAATGTTTCTAGAAAATATTATATACATCCAGAAATTATAGATACTTACAAATCTGGATCCATAAAAAAGTATTTTGATACAACATTGCAGAATAAAAAGGAAGATAAATATTTTTCAGCATCAGAAAAAAGCATGTTGTCATTATTTGAGAATTATAAGCCAGAAATGATGCTAAAAAACATTGAAATGAGTTAA
- a CDS encoding ferritin-like domain-containing protein codes for MNTYSEQVGKKLNDLLEKTYDAEKGFKKAAENVENVALKNYFNTKAEERYSFGHELKTEIRAFNQEIDKGGSITGSAHRAWMDIKGFLSLDSEESMLEEAIRGEKAAVEEYQEIINDTSLPSSTRDILVSQKNKIENGLQNIKSLENIH; via the coding sequence ATGAATACATACTCAGAACAAGTAGGAAAGAAATTAAATGATTTATTAGAAAAAACGTACGATGCTGAAAAAGGTTTTAAAAAAGCAGCAGAAAATGTAGAAAACGTAGCTTTAAAAAATTACTTTAACACAAAAGCTGAAGAAAGATATAGTTTTGGACATGAATTAAAAACAGAAATTAGAGCATTTAATCAAGAAATTGATAAAGGTGGAAGTATTACTGGATCTGCACACAGAGCTTGGATGGATATTAAGGGTTTTTTGTCTTTAGATAGCGAAGAATCTATGTTAGAAGAAGCTATTAGAGGAGAAAAAGCGGCAGTTGAAGAGTATCAAGAAATTATAAATGATACAAGTTTGCCATCTTCTACAAGAGATATTTTAGTCTCTCAAAAAAATAAAATTGAAAATGGCTTACAAAACATTAAGTCTTTAGAGAATATTCACTAA